The following proteins are co-located in the Pseudodesulfovibrio alkaliphilus genome:
- a CDS encoding Hpt domain-containing protein, with translation MSDPLFDEQRFVQSLAGDMELAAELVNAFLEDSPERSESLAAALEQGDMDQASKLAHSLKGMCGVVRSTVNAGLALSMEEAAKDGDLGTTRRLYADFVESLDTARLAMREFLARNPQG, from the coding sequence ATGAGCGACCCCCTGTTTGACGAGCAGCGATTTGTGCAGAGTCTCGCCGGAGACATGGAGCTGGCCGCGGAACTGGTCAATGCGTTTCTGGAGGACAGCCCGGAGCGTTCCGAGTCCCTGGCAGCAGCCCTGGAACAGGGCGACATGGATCAGGCGTCCAAACTGGCCCACTCCCTCAAGGGCATGTGCGGCGTGGTCCGCTCCACCGTGAACGCCGGGCTGGCCCTGTCCATGGAGGAGGCGGCCAAGGACGGCGACCTGGGTACGACACGGCGTCTTTACGCCGATTTCGTCGAAAGCCTCGACACCGCACGGCTGGCCATGCGCGAGTTTCTGGCCCGCAACCCGCAGGGCTGA
- a CDS encoding OmpH family outer membrane protein yields MKRLIVLLAIALLGLGLFGCNQQAGIAVGVVDEAAAFQNNKAATSAMTYLQELGTPLQQKAEAAYKAMQEDQSEENVAAYKAAMGELQSVMNEEQQRVVALIDAKFNEVLETYRKDKGLTIILSRQSVIAVDNAVDITADISAAMDAIELDLTPPARPVVDDAAVTEQAPAASDEQ; encoded by the coding sequence ATGAAACGTCTCATCGTCCTGCTCGCCATCGCGCTGCTCGGCCTCGGCCTTTTCGGATGCAACCAGCAGGCCGGAATCGCTGTCGGCGTGGTGGATGAAGCCGCCGCCTTCCAGAACAACAAGGCGGCCACCTCGGCCATGACCTATCTTCAGGAGCTGGGGACCCCCCTGCAGCAAAAGGCCGAGGCTGCCTACAAAGCCATGCAGGAGGACCAGAGCGAGGAGAATGTGGCCGCCTACAAGGCCGCCATGGGCGAACTGCAGAGCGTCATGAACGAAGAGCAGCAGCGCGTGGTAGCCCTTATCGACGCCAAGTTCAACGAGGTGCTCGAGACGTACCGCAAGGACAAGGGGCTGACCATCATCCTTAGCCGCCAGTCCGTCATCGCCGTGGACAACGCCGTGGACATCACCGCCGACATCTCGGCCGCCATGGACGCCATTGAGCTGGACCTGACGCCTCCGGCCCGCCCGGTCGTGGACGATGCGGCTGTCACGGAACAGGCCCCGGCCGCGTCCGACGAACAGTAG
- a CDS encoding glycosyltransferase — MRILHVITGLDVGGAETTLHRLTATMDPVRFRCRVVSLVAPGEMGRRLADAGVEVASLSMRRGVPSPAGLARLAGMMRSYRPHVVQTWLYHADLLGLAARALAFPLGASPRLVWNIRCAFMDLDRYPRTTALTLRACAALSRFPDATVTNSAAARDFHRGLGYSPRRFEIIPNGFDADRFRPDAEARTAVRAELGLGADDLVIGHAARFDPMKDHHTLLLAAGMASQELPDAVFVLAGRGVDSDNQRLAAWLAEAGFDSRPGIRGARRVRLLGERHDLERVMAAMDMHVSSSAGESLPNVVGEAMACGVPSVVTDVGDSAALVGNTGEVVPPGDAQALARAMVRMAGLGRLGRDALGLSARERVVAGFSPAAAARRYEALYTALCAGPEKSFP, encoded by the coding sequence ATGAGAATACTGCACGTCATCACCGGCCTGGATGTGGGGGGCGCGGAAACCACGCTCCACAGACTGACGGCCACCATGGACCCGGTACGCTTTCGTTGCCGCGTGGTCAGTCTGGTGGCGCCGGGCGAAATGGGGCGGCGGCTGGCGGATGCGGGCGTGGAAGTGGCGTCTCTGAGCATGCGCCGCGGCGTTCCGTCCCCGGCGGGACTGGCCCGGCTGGCAGGCATGATGCGTTCATACCGGCCCCATGTGGTGCAGACATGGCTCTACCATGCCGACCTTCTCGGTCTGGCGGCGCGGGCCTTGGCCTTTCCCCTGGGCGCTTCGCCCCGGCTGGTCTGGAACATCCGCTGCGCCTTCATGGATCTCGACCGCTACCCCAGGACCACGGCCCTGACGCTGCGGGCCTGCGCCGCCCTCTCCCGGTTCCCGGACGCGACAGTGACCAACTCGGCTGCCGCACGCGATTTCCACCGCGGCCTGGGCTACTCGCCCCGCCGGTTCGAGATCATCCCCAACGGATTCGACGCCGACCGCTTCCGGCCCGACGCCGAGGCCCGGACCGCGGTTCGTGCCGAACTCGGCCTGGGGGCCGACGACCTTGTCATCGGCCACGCGGCCCGGTTCGACCCCATGAAGGACCACCACACCCTGCTGCTGGCCGCAGGCATGGCGTCACAGGAACTGCCCGACGCGGTATTCGTTCTGGCCGGGCGCGGGGTGGACAGCGACAACCAACGCCTTGCCGCCTGGCTGGCCGAGGCGGGATTCGACTCCCGGCCCGGCATCCGGGGAGCCCGACGTGTCCGGCTCCTGGGCGAGCGGCACGACCTTGAGCGGGTGATGGCGGCCATGGACATGCACGTCTCGTCCTCGGCGGGCGAGAGCCTGCCCAATGTGGTGGGCGAAGCCATGGCCTGCGGGGTGCCGAGCGTGGTCACGGACGTGGGCGACAGCGCCGCCCTGGTGGGGAACACTGGCGAGGTCGTGCCCCCTGGCGATGCCCAGGCCCTGGCCCGGGCCATGGTCCGCATGGCCGGCCTGGGACGGCTCGGCCGGGACGCCCTGGGGCTTTCGGCCAGAGAGCGCGTGGTGGCGGGATTTTCCCCGGCTGCGGCGGCCCGTCGCTACGAAGCCCTCTACACCGCCCTGTGCGCCGGGCCGGAAAAATCATTCCCATGA